One stretch of Pomacea canaliculata isolate SZHN2017 linkage group LG1, ASM307304v1, whole genome shotgun sequence DNA includes these proteins:
- the LOC112561607 gene encoding TGF-beta-activated kinase 1 and MAP3K7-binding protein 1-like isoform X1: protein MSNGRLSNGGVGSPPRLEMQGQISWTDDLPVCHLSGVGLSTNQIYREDGNRREEHECEDRNFHFRHAGNCYLYGVFDGHNGSRVADFAAQRMPAELLLGQLQNKTTDAEVLEVLRQAFLAVENVYFESTDALLAEKTTTQDRLPEGIKAYDAYRNFPEVVNKLQQLEKELSGGTTATLVLIYNNKIYVANVGDTRVLLVKTSQESLTMQQLTVDHTLANAQELARLSAVGLDVEKLKTLNKIGNSNCTRCIGDYHVKGGYRDIDYLSCATKEPVIADPYVDGGIPVDENCAFLIIMSDGLYRALADATGTERVNVEIAGMVITEFSQQTTLNGVAQAVVDKVVRIHHDTFMTGTPQQKRLCQKRDDITLMVRQFKYPLSSTHSPTGVLSYHSSGTPFYQPRPPALHIPQNTSSFSSGAGSGGESAGDSPKTPTNYFGAVGNMVANSSGATVSSLFPPSESTVGGRTQTSSSTCTSEDSTQSSGEVGLFQHRSHEPYLDLDEEGRIKPYVDFKEFYFALQNMTEEQQQALMNEMRPRSMYDPIQEEAEPVSMPDH from the exons ATGTCGAATGGCAGGTTGTCTAACGGAGGCGTCGGATCTCCACCCAGGTTAGAAATGCAG GGCCAGATAAGCTGGACTGACGACCTACCAGTGTGCCACCTTTCAGGTGTCGGACTGTCCACAAACCAAATATATCGTGAAGACGGAAACCGCAGAGAAGAACATGAGTGTGAAGATCGCAACTTCCATTTTAG ACATGCTGGAAACTGTTATCTATATGGTGTATTTGATGGACACAATGGGAGCAGAGTAGCAGATTTCGCCGCTCAGAGAATGCCAGCTGAGCTGCTATTGGGTCAGCTgcagaacaaaacaacagatgCAGAAGTGCTAGAAGTGTTGCGACAG gcTTTTCTTGCAGTGGAAAATGTCTATTTTGAGTCGACAGATGCATTACTTGCTGAGAAGACGACAACACAGGATCGTTTGCCTGAG gGCATAAAGGCATATGATGCCTATAGAAACTTTCCTGAGGTCGTAAACAAACTTCAGCAGCTAGAGAAGGAACTGTCAGGGGGAACTACTGCCACGCTGGTCTTGATctacaacaataaaatttatgttgCAAATGTTG gAGACACCAGAGTTTTGCTAGTAAAGACATCGCAAGAAAGCCTGACTATGCAGCAGCTTACCGTTGACCACACTCTAGCAAATGCACAGGAGTTGGCACGCCTGTCAGCTGTCGGATTGGATGTGGAAAAACTCAAAACTTTAAACAAGATTGGCAATTCCAACTGTACACGTTGCATTGGTGATTACCATGTCAAAGGAGGCTACCGAGATATTGACTATTTGAG CTGTGCAACCAAAGAACCAGTGATTGCAGATCCTTATGTAGATGGAGGTATTCCAGTAGATGAAAACTGTGCTTTCCTAATCATCATGTCAGATGGACTGTATAGAGCACTTGCTGATGCCACTGGCACAGAACGTGTCAATGTGGAAATTGCTGGGATGGTGATCACAGAGTTTTCTCAACAAACAACCCTCAATGGTGTTGCTCAGGCTGTGGTGGACAAAGTAGTGCGTATACACCATGACACTTTTATGACAGGAACACCACAGCAAAAGCGCCTATGCCAGAAAAGAGATGATATTACCCTGATGGTGCGTCAGTTCAAGTATCCCCTGTCCTCCACTCACAGTCCCACTGGAGTCCTTAGCTACCACTCCTCTGGCACTCCATTTTATCAGCCAAGACCCCCAGCTCTTCATATACCTCAGAACACAAGTTCCTTCAGTTCTGGAGCAGGTAGTGGTGGTGAGAGTGCTGGGGACTCTCCCAAGACACCAACAAACTATTTTGGTGCTGTGGGAAATATGGTAGCAAATAgcagtggtgcaacagttagcagCCTTTTCCCTCCCTCAGAATCAACTGTAGGGGGCAGAACCCAAACTAGCAGCAGCACCTGCACTAGTGAAGATTCTACCCAAAGCAGTGGAGAGGTGGGGCTGTTTCAGCACCGATCTCACGAACCTTACCTTGACCTGGATGAGGAAGGACGCATCAAACCATATGTGGACtttaaagagttttattttgccttacaGAATATGACAGAAGAACAGCAGCAAGCACTGATGAATGAAATGCGACCACGATCCATGTATGATCCCATACAGGAAGAAGCTGAACCAGTTAGCATGCCTGACCATTGA
- the LOC112561607 gene encoding TGF-beta-activated kinase 1 and MAP3K7-binding protein 1-like isoform X2, whose protein sequence is MQGQISWTDDLPVCHLSGVGLSTNQIYREDGNRREEHECEDRNFHFRHAGNCYLYGVFDGHNGSRVADFAAQRMPAELLLGQLQNKTTDAEVLEVLRQAFLAVENVYFESTDALLAEKTTTQDRLPEGIKAYDAYRNFPEVVNKLQQLEKELSGGTTATLVLIYNNKIYVANVGDTRVLLVKTSQESLTMQQLTVDHTLANAQELARLSAVGLDVEKLKTLNKIGNSNCTRCIGDYHVKGGYRDIDYLSCATKEPVIADPYVDGGIPVDENCAFLIIMSDGLYRALADATGTERVNVEIAGMVITEFSQQTTLNGVAQAVVDKVVRIHHDTFMTGTPQQKRLCQKRDDITLMVRQFKYPLSSTHSPTGVLSYHSSGTPFYQPRPPALHIPQNTSSFSSGAGSGGESAGDSPKTPTNYFGAVGNMVANSSGATVSSLFPPSESTVGGRTQTSSSTCTSEDSTQSSGEVGLFQHRSHEPYLDLDEEGRIKPYVDFKEFYFALQNMTEEQQQALMNEMRPRSMYDPIQEEAEPVSMPDH, encoded by the exons ATGCAGGGCCAGATAAGCTGGACTGACGACCTACCAGTGTGCCACCTTTCAGGTGTCGGACTGTCCACAAACCAAATATATCGTGAAGACGGAAACCGCAGAGAAGAACATGAGTGTGAAGATCGCAACTTCCATTTTAG ACATGCTGGAAACTGTTATCTATATGGTGTATTTGATGGACACAATGGGAGCAGAGTAGCAGATTTCGCCGCTCAGAGAATGCCAGCTGAGCTGCTATTGGGTCAGCTgcagaacaaaacaacagatgCAGAAGTGCTAGAAGTGTTGCGACAG gcTTTTCTTGCAGTGGAAAATGTCTATTTTGAGTCGACAGATGCATTACTTGCTGAGAAGACGACAACACAGGATCGTTTGCCTGAG gGCATAAAGGCATATGATGCCTATAGAAACTTTCCTGAGGTCGTAAACAAACTTCAGCAGCTAGAGAAGGAACTGTCAGGGGGAACTACTGCCACGCTGGTCTTGATctacaacaataaaatttatgttgCAAATGTTG gAGACACCAGAGTTTTGCTAGTAAAGACATCGCAAGAAAGCCTGACTATGCAGCAGCTTACCGTTGACCACACTCTAGCAAATGCACAGGAGTTGGCACGCCTGTCAGCTGTCGGATTGGATGTGGAAAAACTCAAAACTTTAAACAAGATTGGCAATTCCAACTGTACACGTTGCATTGGTGATTACCATGTCAAAGGAGGCTACCGAGATATTGACTATTTGAG CTGTGCAACCAAAGAACCAGTGATTGCAGATCCTTATGTAGATGGAGGTATTCCAGTAGATGAAAACTGTGCTTTCCTAATCATCATGTCAGATGGACTGTATAGAGCACTTGCTGATGCCACTGGCACAGAACGTGTCAATGTGGAAATTGCTGGGATGGTGATCACAGAGTTTTCTCAACAAACAACCCTCAATGGTGTTGCTCAGGCTGTGGTGGACAAAGTAGTGCGTATACACCATGACACTTTTATGACAGGAACACCACAGCAAAAGCGCCTATGCCAGAAAAGAGATGATATTACCCTGATGGTGCGTCAGTTCAAGTATCCCCTGTCCTCCACTCACAGTCCCACTGGAGTCCTTAGCTACCACTCCTCTGGCACTCCATTTTATCAGCCAAGACCCCCAGCTCTTCATATACCTCAGAACACAAGTTCCTTCAGTTCTGGAGCAGGTAGTGGTGGTGAGAGTGCTGGGGACTCTCCCAAGACACCAACAAACTATTTTGGTGCTGTGGGAAATATGGTAGCAAATAgcagtggtgcaacagttagcagCCTTTTCCCTCCCTCAGAATCAACTGTAGGGGGCAGAACCCAAACTAGCAGCAGCACCTGCACTAGTGAAGATTCTACCCAAAGCAGTGGAGAGGTGGGGCTGTTTCAGCACCGATCTCACGAACCTTACCTTGACCTGGATGAGGAAGGACGCATCAAACCATATGTGGACtttaaagagttttattttgccttacaGAATATGACAGAAGAACAGCAGCAAGCACTGATGAATGAAATGCGACCACGATCCATGTATGATCCCATACAGGAAGAAGCTGAACCAGTTAGCATGCCTGACCATTGA
- the LOC112561607 gene encoding TGF-beta-activated kinase 1 and MAP3K7-binding protein 1-like isoform X3 has product MPAELLLGQLQNKTTDAEVLEVLRQAFLAVENVYFESTDALLAEKTTTQDRLPEGIKAYDAYRNFPEVVNKLQQLEKELSGGTTATLVLIYNNKIYVANVGDTRVLLVKTSQESLTMQQLTVDHTLANAQELARLSAVGLDVEKLKTLNKIGNSNCTRCIGDYHVKGGYRDIDYLSCATKEPVIADPYVDGGIPVDENCAFLIIMSDGLYRALADATGTERVNVEIAGMVITEFSQQTTLNGVAQAVVDKVVRIHHDTFMTGTPQQKRLCQKRDDITLMVRQFKYPLSSTHSPTGVLSYHSSGTPFYQPRPPALHIPQNTSSFSSGAGSGGESAGDSPKTPTNYFGAVGNMVANSSGATVSSLFPPSESTVGGRTQTSSSTCTSEDSTQSSGEVGLFQHRSHEPYLDLDEEGRIKPYVDFKEFYFALQNMTEEQQQALMNEMRPRSMYDPIQEEAEPVSMPDH; this is encoded by the exons ATGCCAGCTGAGCTGCTATTGGGTCAGCTgcagaacaaaacaacagatgCAGAAGTGCTAGAAGTGTTGCGACAG gcTTTTCTTGCAGTGGAAAATGTCTATTTTGAGTCGACAGATGCATTACTTGCTGAGAAGACGACAACACAGGATCGTTTGCCTGAG gGCATAAAGGCATATGATGCCTATAGAAACTTTCCTGAGGTCGTAAACAAACTTCAGCAGCTAGAGAAGGAACTGTCAGGGGGAACTACTGCCACGCTGGTCTTGATctacaacaataaaatttatgttgCAAATGTTG gAGACACCAGAGTTTTGCTAGTAAAGACATCGCAAGAAAGCCTGACTATGCAGCAGCTTACCGTTGACCACACTCTAGCAAATGCACAGGAGTTGGCACGCCTGTCAGCTGTCGGATTGGATGTGGAAAAACTCAAAACTTTAAACAAGATTGGCAATTCCAACTGTACACGTTGCATTGGTGATTACCATGTCAAAGGAGGCTACCGAGATATTGACTATTTGAG CTGTGCAACCAAAGAACCAGTGATTGCAGATCCTTATGTAGATGGAGGTATTCCAGTAGATGAAAACTGTGCTTTCCTAATCATCATGTCAGATGGACTGTATAGAGCACTTGCTGATGCCACTGGCACAGAACGTGTCAATGTGGAAATTGCTGGGATGGTGATCACAGAGTTTTCTCAACAAACAACCCTCAATGGTGTTGCTCAGGCTGTGGTGGACAAAGTAGTGCGTATACACCATGACACTTTTATGACAGGAACACCACAGCAAAAGCGCCTATGCCAGAAAAGAGATGATATTACCCTGATGGTGCGTCAGTTCAAGTATCCCCTGTCCTCCACTCACAGTCCCACTGGAGTCCTTAGCTACCACTCCTCTGGCACTCCATTTTATCAGCCAAGACCCCCAGCTCTTCATATACCTCAGAACACAAGTTCCTTCAGTTCTGGAGCAGGTAGTGGTGGTGAGAGTGCTGGGGACTCTCCCAAGACACCAACAAACTATTTTGGTGCTGTGGGAAATATGGTAGCAAATAgcagtggtgcaacagttagcagCCTTTTCCCTCCCTCAGAATCAACTGTAGGGGGCAGAACCCAAACTAGCAGCAGCACCTGCACTAGTGAAGATTCTACCCAAAGCAGTGGAGAGGTGGGGCTGTTTCAGCACCGATCTCACGAACCTTACCTTGACCTGGATGAGGAAGGACGCATCAAACCATATGTGGACtttaaagagttttattttgccttacaGAATATGACAGAAGAACAGCAGCAAGCACTGATGAATGAAATGCGACCACGATCCATGTATGATCCCATACAGGAAGAAGCTGAACCAGTTAGCATGCCTGACCATTGA